One window of the Nocardia huaxiensis genome contains the following:
- a CDS encoding DMT family transporter: protein MENRLLEVAGPPALIFMWSSAFIAGIIGVGTAPPMLVLFGRFAIAGVLLILVAVATKAVWPRGRVLGHTVIAGLLMQMVQFGAFYTAMGEHVSAAVISLVQGLSPVVIALFAGMLGETVSRIQWLGFGIGGVGVGLAVVDQSSFSLSGLLLCVVGLAGLSLGTIYQKRFTPAIDPRTGTAIHVAVSAPFAGAIALLGNDFHITDIGRFAGSLAWMVLINSMAAFLLLNTMLRYWDTTRVGRFFFAIPAVTTAMAWLVIGEPAHPLTIAGLAVGLLGLVLASRRPSAQRDSTRAALSYNHFRDPSGDNGSSRTSPTSSETGRSMRKAPVP, encoded by the coding sequence GTGGAGAATCGATTGCTGGAAGTCGCGGGCCCGCCCGCATTGATCTTCATGTGGAGCAGTGCGTTCATCGCCGGCATCATCGGCGTCGGCACGGCTCCGCCCATGCTGGTGCTGTTCGGCCGATTCGCCATCGCGGGCGTGCTGCTGATCCTGGTGGCAGTGGCCACGAAGGCGGTCTGGCCGCGCGGAAGGGTGCTCGGGCACACCGTCATCGCGGGGCTTCTCATGCAGATGGTGCAGTTCGGGGCCTTCTACACCGCCATGGGCGAGCACGTCTCCGCCGCGGTCATCTCCCTGGTGCAGGGCCTGAGCCCGGTGGTGATCGCCCTGTTCGCGGGCATGCTCGGCGAGACGGTGAGCCGCATCCAGTGGCTGGGTTTCGGAATCGGCGGCGTGGGAGTGGGTTTGGCCGTCGTCGACCAGTCCTCGTTCTCACTCAGCGGTCTGCTGCTGTGCGTGGTCGGCCTGGCGGGATTGAGCCTGGGCACGATCTACCAGAAGCGTTTCACCCCGGCCATCGACCCCCGCACCGGAACCGCGATCCACGTGGCCGTGAGCGCCCCCTTCGCAGGCGCGATCGCCCTACTGGGCAACGACTTCCACATCACCGATATCGGCCGCTTCGCCGGATCGTTGGCGTGGATGGTCCTGATCAACTCCATGGCCGCGTTCCTGCTGCTCAACACCATGCTGCGCTACTGGGACACCACCCGCGTCGGCCGCTTCTTCTTCGCCATCCCCGCGGTCACCACCGCCATGGCCTGGTTGGTGATCGGAGAACCCGCGCACCCATTGACGATTGCCGGTCTGGCCGTTGGTCTGCTCGGTCTGGTGCTGGCCTCGCGGCGGCCGTCCGCTCAGCGCGACAGCACCCGGGCGGCATTGTCGTACAACCACTTCCGGGACCCCTCCGGCGACAACGGCAGCTCCCGCACCTCCCCCACCAGCTCCGAGACGGGCCGGTCGATGAGGAAAGCGCCGGTGCCGTAG
- a CDS encoding GlxA family transcriptional regulator, with the protein MQADDPRPHRVVVLALDGVYPFELGIANRVFGTADGRYEILTCSPDGRPVRSSSDFDIAVAHDSGVLESADTVVIPPCEVRSILNDGLPQAIRNAIAAIRPGVRVVSICTGAIVMAAAGLLDGRPATTHWNVTEEFRRHFPRVHLDPDVLYVDDGDILTSAGATAGVDLCLHLIRRDHGSEVANAVARRCVVPPWREGGQAQFIEQPVPPSTSAGTAAARQWALENLHLPVSMADLAAQARMSGRTFARRFRDEVGMSPGRWLIQQRVFRARELLESTEMSVDRIASEVGFATGASLRQHLHEAIGVSPLGYRRTFRATTRV; encoded by the coding sequence ATGCAGGCGGACGACCCACGACCCCACCGAGTGGTGGTGCTGGCCCTCGACGGGGTGTATCCCTTCGAACTCGGCATCGCCAATCGGGTGTTCGGCACCGCCGACGGGCGTTACGAGATCCTCACCTGCTCGCCGGACGGGCGGCCCGTGCGCAGCAGCTCCGACTTCGACATCGCGGTCGCGCACGACAGTGGCGTGCTGGAGTCCGCCGACACCGTGGTCATCCCGCCCTGCGAGGTGCGGTCGATCCTGAACGACGGTCTGCCGCAAGCGATTCGCAATGCCATCGCAGCAATCAGGCCGGGGGTGCGGGTGGTGTCGATCTGCACCGGTGCGATCGTGATGGCCGCGGCCGGACTCCTCGACGGCCGGCCCGCCACCACGCACTGGAACGTGACCGAGGAATTCCGCCGGCACTTCCCGCGCGTGCACCTCGATCCCGATGTGCTCTACGTCGACGACGGCGACATTCTCACCTCGGCGGGCGCGACCGCCGGAGTCGACCTGTGCCTGCACCTGATCCGCCGCGACCATGGCAGCGAGGTCGCCAATGCGGTGGCCCGGCGCTGTGTCGTACCGCCCTGGCGGGAGGGCGGCCAGGCGCAGTTCATCGAACAGCCCGTACCGCCATCAACCTCCGCCGGCACCGCCGCGGCTCGCCAATGGGCCCTGGAGAACCTGCATCTGCCGGTGTCCATGGCCGACCTCGCGGCACAGGCGCGCATGAGCGGGCGCACCTTCGCCCGCCGCTTCCGAGACGAGGTCGGCATGAGCCCGGGACGCTGGCTCATTCAGCAGCGGGTGTTCCGGGCCCGGGAACTCCTGGAATCCACCGAGATGTCCGTCGACCGGATCGCGAGCGAGGTCGGCTTCGCCACCGGCGCGTCCCTGCGCCAGCATCTGCACGAGGCCATCGGCGTGTCCCCGCTCGGCTACCGGCGCACCTTCCGCGCCACGACGCGAGTGTGA
- a CDS encoding NADP-dependent oxidoreductase yields the protein MSENTIVIPETMRAISQDVLGGPEVLHEVVRPVPQPGPSEILVRVRATALNPTDWKHRVLTGLFLPEPPFVLGWDVSGEVVATGTGVTLFHPGDEVFGMLPYPHGHGAAAEYVTGPARAFARKPANLDHTRSAAIPLAALTAWQALVDTANVQAGQRVLIHAASGGVGHFAVQIAKSRGAHVIGTASAANHDFLRRLGVDEVIDYRATDFTEAVNGVDVVLDPIDEAHALRSLRTLRPGGMLVSIRAFGADQLLAAAAELGVRAELLLVEADHAGMSALAALAESGALRPEIAAVFPLADAAKGHALGETNRTAGKIVLTVD from the coding sequence ATGAGCGAGAACACGATCGTGATTCCGGAGACCATGCGAGCCATCAGCCAGGACGTTCTCGGCGGCCCCGAGGTTCTGCACGAGGTCGTCCGGCCGGTGCCGCAGCCGGGCCCGAGCGAAATCCTGGTGCGGGTGCGCGCCACCGCCCTCAACCCGACCGACTGGAAGCACCGCGTCCTGACCGGGCTGTTCCTGCCCGAGCCGCCGTTCGTGCTCGGCTGGGACGTCTCCGGTGAGGTCGTCGCCACCGGCACCGGCGTGACGCTGTTCCATCCCGGTGACGAGGTCTTCGGCATGCTCCCCTACCCGCACGGCCACGGCGCGGCCGCCGAATACGTCACCGGTCCCGCCCGCGCCTTCGCCCGTAAACCCGCGAATCTCGACCACACCCGGTCCGCCGCCATACCCCTGGCCGCCCTCACCGCCTGGCAGGCGCTGGTCGATACCGCGAATGTGCAAGCGGGACAGCGTGTTCTGATCCATGCGGCATCCGGCGGCGTCGGCCATTTCGCGGTGCAGATCGCCAAGTCCCGGGGCGCGCACGTGATCGGCACCGCGAGCGCGGCCAATCACGACTTTCTGCGCCGCCTCGGCGTGGACGAGGTGATCGATTATCGCGCAACCGATTTCACCGAGGCGGTCAATGGTGTCGATGTGGTCCTGGATCCGATCGACGAGGCGCACGCGCTGCGGTCACTGCGCACTCTTCGCCCCGGCGGCATGCTCGTTTCCATCCGCGCCTTCGGGGCCGATCAGCTCCTGGCAGCGGCCGCCGAACTCGGGGTCCGGGCCGAACTGCTGCTGGTCGAGGCCGACCACGCGGGCATGAGTGCGCTGGCCGCGCTGGCCGAATCCGGTGCGCTGCGTCCCGAGATCGCCGCGGTCTTCCCCCTCGCCGACGCCGCGAAAGGGCACGCGCTCGGCGAAACCAACCGCACCGCGGGCAAGATCGTCCTCACGGTCGACTGA
- a CDS encoding M91 family zinc metallopeptidase yields MPTLAEVERWRLSALADAGRRIGAQNQEFLANIGRMRGDIRAAQAHWEGQAYWAAYDRIGADYAAGFTLAQEVGALAEAMIAGAVTLAGYRDVLLSRVGDARDAGFTVADDWTVSIAATANDGDRVVQQELIDLARAELVTATVEVDRTIAAARDAVRELGGRLGDDTAVLGDEPRVTVDFEKVTIETGAANDVVTVADDPATHAVTVTINGVAQTFTGEAAKNIVIKTHGGDDQITVAAGTVVGVKAEGGSGKDVMTGGRGRDYLDGGADDDVVIGGAGDDVLYGGAGHDILLGGDGNDYLEGGCGDDGIAGGGGDDILSGGLGGDVLRGDDGADRIYDRPVVDIVLQEIPDRIVVVGSPEFQERVRADLEFLNSSPTGQQLLASLGTGEHTVTITEGLTGQNSARNYSDGAYYDETTGMPGGGSDVTVTYDPRTVSFNERYSGQSWYETPPSVILGHELAHAIDATRGTLREDAYAGVDAVDNNTGDDNRQLPISNAERVAVGLPIDHDNNPATPEQLTPEHAPVLTENALRAELGLPRREHYDYD; encoded by the coding sequence GTGCCTACACTCGCCGAGGTCGAGCGGTGGCGGTTGTCCGCGCTCGCGGACGCGGGGCGGCGCATCGGCGCGCAGAACCAGGAGTTCCTGGCGAATATCGGGCGGATGCGCGGGGATATTCGCGCGGCGCAGGCGCATTGGGAGGGGCAGGCGTACTGGGCCGCGTACGACCGGATCGGTGCGGACTATGCGGCCGGGTTCACCCTCGCGCAGGAAGTGGGTGCGCTCGCGGAGGCGATGATCGCGGGCGCGGTCACCCTCGCCGGGTATCGGGATGTGCTGCTGAGCCGGGTGGGTGATGCGCGGGACGCGGGGTTCACGGTGGCCGATGACTGGACGGTGTCGATCGCGGCCACCGCGAACGACGGCGACCGAGTGGTGCAGCAGGAGCTGATCGACCTCGCCCGCGCCGAACTGGTCACTGCCACAGTCGAGGTCGATCGCACCATCGCGGCCGCCCGGGACGCGGTGCGCGAACTCGGCGGGCGGCTCGGCGACGACACGGCTGTCCTCGGCGACGAGCCCCGGGTGACCGTCGACTTCGAGAAGGTGACCATCGAGACCGGGGCCGCGAACGATGTCGTGACCGTGGCGGACGATCCCGCGACGCATGCCGTCACCGTGACGATCAACGGTGTGGCGCAGACGTTTACCGGTGAGGCCGCGAAGAACATCGTCATCAAGACCCATGGCGGCGACGACCAGATCACCGTGGCCGCCGGCACTGTCGTCGGGGTGAAGGCCGAAGGCGGGTCGGGCAAGGATGTCATGACCGGCGGCCGAGGACGGGACTACCTCGACGGCGGGGCGGACGACGATGTGGTCATCGGCGGCGCGGGCGATGACGTGCTGTACGGCGGCGCGGGCCACGACATTCTGCTCGGCGGCGACGGCAACGACTACCTCGAGGGCGGGTGCGGCGACGACGGAATCGCGGGCGGAGGCGGCGATGACATCCTGTCCGGCGGTCTCGGCGGTGATGTGCTGCGTGGAGATGACGGTGCCGACAGAATCTACGACCGTCCCGTCGTTGACATTGTCCTGCAAGAGATTCCGGATCGGATCGTCGTCGTCGGATCACCCGAATTCCAGGAGCGGGTGCGGGCCGATCTCGAGTTCCTGAACTCCTCGCCGACCGGGCAGCAGCTGCTGGCGAGCCTCGGGACCGGCGAGCACACGGTGACCATTACCGAGGGGCTCACCGGACAGAATTCGGCGCGGAACTATTCCGACGGCGCGTACTACGACGAGACGACCGGAATGCCGGGTGGCGGGTCCGATGTCACCGTCACCTACGATCCCCGCACGGTCTCGTTCAATGAGCGGTACAGCGGTCAAAGCTGGTACGAGACACCACCTTCGGTGATCCTCGGCCATGAATTGGCGCATGCGATCGACGCCACCCGGGGGACGTTGCGAGAAGACGCGTACGCGGGTGTGGACGCGGTCGACAACAACACCGGCGACGACAACAGGCAGCTGCCCATCAGTAACGCCGAACGGGTGGCCGTCGGCCTGCCCATCGACCACGACAACAATCCCGCGACGCCCGAACAGCTGACGCCCGAACACGCCCCGGTCCTCACCGAGAACGCTCTGCGCGCGGAATTGGGGCTCCCGCGGCGCGAACACTACGATTACGACTAA
- the ruvB gene encoding Holliday junction branch migration DNA helicase RuvB encodes MSDDAAEYGEADESAVTASYLQSDGEIEASLRPKSLEDFIGQPRVREQLALVLRGAKKRGGTPDHVLLSGPPGLGKTSMAMIIAGELGTALRLTSGPALERAGDLAAMLSNLVEGDVLFIDEIHRMARPAEEMLYLAMEDFRVDVVVGKGPGATSIPLDIAPFTLVGATTRSGALTGPLRDRFGFTGHMDFYEPDELQQILQRSARILGVRLEADAAGEIAGRSRGTPRIANRLLRRVRDYAEVKADGLVTIDVARAALAVYDVDALGLDRLDRAVLAALIRSFNGGPVGVSTLAVAVGEESATVEEVCEPFLVRAGLVARTPRGRVATAAAWEHLGLVPPPDLVFGSIEVRARENQPTLDLFD; translated from the coding sequence ATGAGCGACGACGCAGCCGAATACGGTGAGGCGGACGAATCCGCGGTCACCGCAAGCTATTTGCAATCCGACGGGGAGATCGAGGCCAGCCTGCGGCCGAAATCCCTGGAGGATTTCATCGGGCAGCCGCGTGTGCGCGAACAGCTCGCGCTGGTGCTGCGCGGAGCCAAGAAACGCGGCGGCACACCGGATCACGTGCTGCTGTCGGGGCCGCCCGGACTCGGCAAGACCAGTATGGCCATGATCATCGCCGGGGAGCTGGGGACGGCGCTGCGCCTGACCTCCGGCCCGGCGCTCGAGCGCGCCGGGGATCTGGCCGCCATGCTCAGCAATCTGGTCGAGGGCGATGTGCTGTTCATCGACGAGATCCACCGCATGGCCCGGCCCGCCGAGGAAATGCTGTACCTGGCCATGGAGGACTTCCGCGTCGACGTGGTGGTCGGCAAAGGCCCCGGCGCGACCTCGATTCCGCTCGATATCGCGCCCTTCACCCTCGTCGGCGCGACGACCCGCTCGGGCGCGCTGACCGGCCCGCTGCGCGACCGCTTCGGTTTCACCGGGCACATGGATTTCTACGAACCCGATGAGCTGCAACAGATTCTGCAGCGTTCGGCCCGAATCCTGGGTGTCCGCCTGGAGGCCGACGCCGCCGGTGAGATCGCGGGCCGCTCCCGGGGCACGCCGCGTATCGCCAACCGCCTGCTGCGGCGGGTGCGCGACTACGCCGAGGTGAAGGCCGACGGCCTGGTCACCATCGACGTCGCCCGCGCGGCCCTGGCCGTCTACGACGTGGACGCGCTCGGCCTGGATCGGCTCGACCGGGCCGTGCTCGCCGCGCTGATCCGCAGCTTCAACGGTGGGCCCGTGGGTGTTTCGACCCTCGCGGTCGCGGTCGGCGAGGAGTCGGCCACCGTCGAAGAGGTGTGCGAACCCTTCCTGGTTCGCGCCGGTCTGGTGGCCCGCACTCCGCGCGGTCGCGTCGCCACCGCCGCCGCCTGGGAGCACCTGGGCCTGGTGCCGCCGCCGGATCTGGTCTTCGGCTCCATCGAGGTCCGGGCCCGCGAAAACCAGCCCACCCTGGACCTTTTCGACTGA
- the ruvA gene encoding Holliday junction branch migration protein RuvA, with amino-acid sequence MIASIRGEVLEIGLDHAVLEAAGVGYRLNATPATLATLTRGEESRLYTTMIVREDSQTLFGFADTEARDLFGLLQTVSGVGPKLAMAVLAVLEPEALRKALAESNVAALTRVPGVGKRGAERMCVELRDKVNLVPVQSGPPGMPAPMVTPIRDQVVDALIGLGFQARQAEGAVDVVLVNEPDATTSVALRAALALLGKNR; translated from the coding sequence GTGATCGCGTCCATACGCGGCGAAGTGCTCGAGATCGGGCTCGACCATGCGGTGCTGGAGGCCGCCGGCGTCGGCTACCGGCTCAATGCCACGCCCGCGACGCTGGCCACCCTCACGCGCGGGGAGGAGTCGCGGCTCTACACGACCATGATCGTGCGCGAGGACTCGCAGACGCTGTTCGGTTTCGCCGACACCGAGGCGCGGGATCTGTTCGGGCTCTTGCAGACCGTGTCCGGGGTGGGACCGAAGCTGGCCATGGCGGTGCTCGCGGTGCTGGAACCCGAAGCGCTGCGCAAGGCCCTCGCGGAGAGCAATGTGGCGGCGCTGACCCGGGTGCCCGGGGTGGGTAAGCGCGGGGCCGAGCGCATGTGCGTCGAACTGCGCGACAAGGTGAATCTCGTTCCGGTGCAATCGGGTCCGCCCGGAATGCCCGCGCCCATGGTCACGCCGATTCGCGATCAGGTGGTCGACGCGCTCATCGGGCTCGGCTTCCAAGCGCGGCAGGCCGAGGGCGCGGTGGATGTGGTGCTGGTCAACGAGCCCGATGCCACCACCTCGGTGGCGCTGCGGGCCGCGCTGGCATTGCTGGGTAAGAACCGATAG
- the ruvC gene encoding crossover junction endodeoxyribonuclease RuvC gives MRVMGVDPGLTRCGLSMVEGEMGRKVTAIQVDVVRTPPEMDLAERLLRVSDAAESWMDTHRPEVVAIERVFSQHNVRTAMATAQAGGVIALAAARRGIPVHFHTPSQVKAAVTGNGTADKAQVTAMVTRILGLAVAPKPADAADALALAICHCWRAPMIERMAKAEAMAAAQRKLYEERLAQQRKAVTR, from the coding sequence GTGCGGGTCATGGGCGTCGACCCCGGGCTCACCCGGTGCGGCCTGAGCATGGTCGAGGGCGAGATGGGTCGCAAGGTCACCGCCATCCAGGTGGATGTGGTGCGCACCCCGCCCGAGATGGATCTCGCCGAACGACTGCTGCGCGTCTCGGACGCGGCCGAGTCGTGGATGGACACCCACCGACCCGAGGTCGTCGCCATCGAGCGGGTCTTCTCGCAACACAATGTGCGCACGGCCATGGCCACCGCGCAGGCGGGCGGCGTCATCGCCCTCGCGGCGGCGCGGCGCGGCATTCCGGTGCACTTCCACACCCCCAGTCAAGTCAAAGCCGCCGTCACCGGAAACGGAACCGCCGACAAGGCGCAAGTGACCGCCATGGTGACGCGTATCCTCGGGCTCGCCGTCGCACCGAAGCCCGCCGACGCCGCCGACGCGCTCGCACTGGCCATCTGCCACTGCTGGCGCGCACCCATGATCGAACGCATGGCGAAGGCGGAGGCGATGGCCGCGGCGCAGCGGAAGCTGTACGAGGAAAGGCTTGCCCAGCAACGGAAGGCGGTAACACGGTGA
- a CDS encoding O-acetyl-ADP-ribose deacetylase: MAELIAVRGDITEQQVDAVVNAANSSLLGGGGVDGAIHRRGGPEILAACRKLRASQYGKGLKTGQAVATTAGNLPAQWVIHTVGPVWSATEDRSELLASCYRESLRVADELGARTVAFPAISTGIFGWPMDDGARIAVQVARSAETAVQEVRFVLFSEDALRAFAAQGV; this comes from the coding sequence GTGGCCGAACTGATCGCGGTGCGTGGGGACATCACCGAACAGCAGGTGGACGCGGTGGTGAATGCCGCGAATTCGTCGCTGCTGGGTGGCGGGGGAGTGGACGGGGCGATTCACCGCAGGGGCGGTCCGGAGATTCTGGCCGCCTGCCGGAAACTGCGGGCCTCGCAGTACGGCAAGGGCCTGAAGACCGGGCAGGCCGTGGCCACCACCGCCGGAAACCTGCCCGCGCAGTGGGTGATTCATACCGTCGGCCCGGTCTGGTCGGCCACCGAGGATCGCTCGGAGCTGCTGGCCTCCTGCTATCGCGAATCCCTGCGGGTGGCCGATGAACTGGGTGCGCGCACGGTCGCGTTTCCCGCCATCTCGACCGGAATCTTCGGCTGGCCCATGGACGATGGCGCGCGCATCGCGGTGCAGGTCGCGCGCAGCGCCGAAACCGCTGTCCAGGAAGTCAGATTCGTCTTGTTCAGCGAGGATGCGTTGCGGGCCTTCGCCGCGCAGGGCGTGTAG
- a CDS encoding DUF4383 domain-containing protein produces the protein MATFNTSTTRWTPVQLASMAVGALFLLVGVLGFIPGITTDYDMMEFAGHESHAELLGIFQVSVLHNIVHLLFGVAGLIAARTLSASRAFLIGGGVIYLILWIYGMVIDKADDVNFVPVNSADDWLHFVLGAGMVALGVALPRLKNTTTLR, from the coding sequence ATGGCCACCTTCAATACCAGCACGACTCGATGGACTCCGGTGCAGCTCGCCTCGATGGCGGTGGGCGCGCTCTTCCTGCTGGTGGGCGTGCTCGGGTTCATTCCGGGCATCACCACCGACTACGACATGATGGAATTCGCCGGCCATGAATCCCATGCGGAACTGCTCGGGATCTTCCAGGTGTCGGTGCTGCACAACATCGTTCACCTGCTCTTCGGCGTGGCAGGGCTGATCGCCGCCCGCACGCTGTCCGCGTCGCGGGCCTTCCTGATCGGCGGCGGTGTCATCTACCTGATCCTGTGGATCTACGGCATGGTCATCGACAAGGCCGACGACGTGAACTTCGTGCCGGTCAACAGCGCCGACGACTGGCTGCACTTCGTGCTCGGCGCGGGCATGGTCGCGCTGGGTGTGGCGCTGCCGCGCTTGAAGAACACCACGACCCTGCGCTGA
- a CDS encoding serine hydrolase domain-containing protein yields the protein MRRPSVVLRAAVVVARVGALVLAALVLGLSSIAVGAAAPGVDPAAVDRYMSAYLSKSGLPGAAVAITHGTRVVHVAGYGHDSTGAAVTATTRMPIASLSKSMTALALMQLVDAGTVELDAPVPRYLPDFRTADPRGERITVRQLLNQTSGMSDTAFPDLRLPQADSLTGAVERLHSADLASDPGTEFHYHNPNYQVVARIVEVVSGEPYADYLRRQVFSPLGMNDSTTVDTAQDAKELPRGHIRAYGTAFAVGEPEWFVGGSHGVLSTAGDLARWLIAQNNDGTAPDGRRVVSTAAMTAMHTPSSVSDYGMGWWQQRSDEGSMRLEHNGDWFTYTAEQLLLPESGYGIAVLANTGMAIEDDPGIIADGLAELVAGRSPDVRRPAGIYTDWALAVLTLGTIVLGVRGVLRARTWAARHADGRMSVRIPWLRVYRSPSDPGVRWLVLRLSILLIPLALLLFLPWLAGLVFAGRAGGHLHVFYVMPALVLWLVTAAVLAIAVLTARTVRLVAARRARP from the coding sequence GTGCGACGGCCGTCCGTAGTCCTGCGGGCGGCCGTTGTCGTCGCCAGGGTCGGTGCGCTGGTGCTGGCGGCGCTGGTGCTGGGACTGTCGTCGATCGCGGTGGGTGCCGCCGCGCCCGGAGTGGATCCGGCCGCGGTGGATCGGTATATGTCGGCGTACCTGTCGAAGTCGGGACTGCCCGGAGCCGCGGTCGCGATCACGCACGGCACGCGGGTGGTGCACGTGGCGGGCTACGGTCACGATTCCACCGGGGCCGCGGTCACCGCCACGACCCGCATGCCGATCGCCTCGCTGAGCAAATCCATGACCGCGCTGGCCCTCATGCAGCTGGTCGACGCGGGCACGGTGGAGCTGGACGCACCGGTGCCGCGTTATCTCCCGGATTTCCGCACCGCCGATCCGCGCGGTGAGCGAATCACGGTGCGGCAGCTGCTGAATCAGACCTCCGGCATGTCGGACACCGCCTTCCCGGACCTCCGCCTGCCGCAGGCCGATTCGCTGACCGGCGCGGTCGAGCGGTTACACAGCGCGGACCTGGCCTCCGACCCCGGAACCGAATTCCACTACCACAACCCGAATTACCAGGTCGTCGCCCGCATCGTGGAGGTGGTCAGCGGCGAGCCCTACGCCGATTACCTTCGCCGACAGGTCTTCTCGCCGCTCGGCATGAACGACAGCACCACCGTCGACACCGCACAGGACGCGAAAGAACTGCCGCGCGGCCACATCCGCGCCTACGGCACGGCCTTCGCTGTCGGCGAGCCCGAGTGGTTCGTGGGTGGCAGCCACGGCGTGCTCAGTACCGCCGGCGATCTCGCACGCTGGCTGATCGCGCAGAACAACGACGGCACTGCCCCGGACGGCCGTCGCGTCGTCTCCACCGCCGCGATGACCGCCATGCACACGCCCTCGTCTGTCAGCGACTACGGAATGGGCTGGTGGCAGCAGCGATCCGACGAGGGATCGATGCGGCTCGAGCACAACGGCGACTGGTTCACCTACACCGCCGAACAGCTGCTGCTACCCGAATCCGGGTACGGCATAGCCGTTCTCGCCAATACCGGCATGGCGATCGAGGACGATCCGGGCATCATCGCCGACGGCCTGGCCGAGCTCGTCGCGGGCCGTTCGCCCGATGTCCGGCGGCCGGCCGGCATCTACACGGACTGGGCGCTCGCGGTGCTGACGCTCGGCACGATCGTGCTCGGGGTGCGCGGCGTGCTGCGAGCCCGGACCTGGGCCGCGCGCCACGCGGACGGGCGGATGAGCGTGAGAATCCCCTGGCTTCGGGTGTATCGGTCACCCTCGGATCCAGGGGTCCGGTGGCTCGTGCTCCGCCTGTCGATACTGCTGATTCCCTTGGCGCTCTTGCTCTTTCTGCCGTGGCTGGCGGGCCTGGTGTTCGCGGGACGTGCGGGCGGCCATCTTCATGTCTTCTATGTGATGCCCGCGCTCGTCCTCTGGCTCGTGACGGCGGCTGTGCTGGCGATCGCCGTGCTGACGGCGCGCACGGTGCGCCTGGTCGCGGCGCGGCGCGCCCGGCCCTGA